The following are encoded together in the Montipora foliosa isolate CH-2021 chromosome 12, ASM3666993v2, whole genome shotgun sequence genome:
- the LOC137980754 gene encoding uncharacterized protein yields MEGKGGGVCIYLRTNLNYRIRDDLINDDLECFIVEISKPRSSVFLVGTWYRPPNSSPERFNEFENVIDKIDAESKELYILGDVNCNLLPEASAHISSHLTNIFDIYGLSQSITEPTRVTLVSKTLIDLCITNSPEKVSNSGVIHLGISDHSLVFMTRKVHHDRFCPRTIEMRQFKHFEKNKFLNDLEQMPWSNVDLCSDPNGLWHEWKQMFVSCMDKHAPRKLKRISKKWAPWITKELLNKIHRRDLIKKKAISSNDHDMWEQFKRARNQANNAIKQAKKRYFSDNLKVSKGNPRKTWKLINELTSRNTSKSTNILEIQVDNRTISSPGDMAEAFNDHFTNIGQVLAQEVPAAEFTLH; encoded by the coding sequence ATGGAAGGAAAGGGGGGCGGTGTTTGTATCTATTTGCGCACAAATCTTAACTATCGAATACGTGATGATTTGATTAATGATGACCTCGAGTGCTTTATTGTCGAAATTAGTAAGCCACGAAGTTCAGTATTCCTGGTCGGCACCTGGTATCGACCTCCAAACTCTTCGCCTGAACGTTTCAATGAATTCGAAAATGTAATTGACAAAATTGACGCTGAAAGTAAGGAACTATATATACTTGGTGATGTTAACTGCAATTTATTGCCAGAGGCTTCTGCTCATATTTCCTCTCATCTAACAAACATTTTTGACATTTATGGTCTTAGTCAGTCAATCACTGAGCCAACACGCGTCACTCTTGTCTCTAAGACACTTATTGATTTATGTATCACCAACTCCCCAGAGAAAGTTTCAAATTCAGGTGTCATTCACCTTGGGATTAGTGATCACTCTCTTGTATTTATGACGCGCAAAGTCCATCATGACCGTTTTTGCCCGCGAACGATTGAAATGAGGCAATTTAAACACTTTGAAAAGAACAAGTTCTTAAATGATCTGGAACAAATGCCGTGGTCGAATGTTGATCTGTGTTCTGATCCAAATGGCTTGTGGCATGAATGGAAACAAATGTTTGTTAGTTGCATGGACAAACACGCACCACGCAAACTAAAAAGAATTAGTAAAAAGTGGGCTCCGTGGATTACTAAAGAGTTATTGAATAAAATACATAGAAGAgatttaattaaaaagaaagcaatttCATCGAATGATCATGACATGTGGGAGCAATTTAAACGTGCTAGAAACCAAGCAAATAATGCAATTAAACAAGCAAAGAAGCGCTACTTTTCTGATAACTTGAAAGTTAGCAAAGGGAATCCGCGCAAAACATGGAAACTCATTAACGAGTTAACCTCACGTAACACTAGCAAGTCGACGAATATCTTAGAAATCCAAGTTGACAACAGAACAATAAGCAGTCCTGGCGACATGGCGGAAGCTTTTAATGATCATTTCACAAATATTGGCCAAGTGCTAGCCCAAGAGGTTCCTGCTGCAGAGTTTACTCTGCACTGA